A window of Primulina tabacum isolate GXHZ01 chromosome 4, ASM2559414v2, whole genome shotgun sequence contains these coding sequences:
- the LOC142543589 gene encoding transcription factor MYB108-like, translating to MIMSEVRIHKSVANNSCRGETELRRGPWTLEEDNLLIRYITSHGEGRWNFLAKSAGLQRTGKSCRLRWLNYLNPDIRRGNLTPQEQLLILELHSNLGNRWSKIAQHLPGRTDNEIKNYWRTRVQKQARQLKVDSNSKKFVEAIRQFLMPRLKEKMEQNLSLASISSSCSPSIETQKSNAPSPVFNNDVPLHSLCPNPSDMDTNSSEKSTSSEVLRFSCGNSLEGDCYDGSVHGYCMQELDAQNISVSDCHLDNFDWFGEDFGETSSCWSNDELWHFKNVA from the exons ATGATAATGAGTGAAGTAAGAATTCATAAAAGCGTAGCAAACAATTCATGCAGAGGCGAAACTGAGCTAAGAAGAGGGCCATGGACCCTTGAAGAAGATAATCTTCTTATTCGATATATAACTTCCCATGGCGAAGGCCGCTGGAATTTCTTGGCCAAATCTGCAG GGCTCCAGAGAACAGGGAAAAGTTGCAGATTAAGATGGTTAAATTACTTGAATCCCGACATTAGACGTGGAAACCTCACTCCACAAGAACAACTCTTGATCCTTGAACTCCATTCCAATTTGGGAAATAG ATGGTCAAAGATAGCACAACATTTACCGGGAAGAACGGATAACGAGATCAAGAATTACTGGAGAACGCGGGTGCAGAAGCAAGCGCGACAACTTAAGGTCGATTCCAATAGCAAGAAATTTGTCGAAGCCATCCGCCAGTTTTTGATGCCAAGATTAAAGGAGAAAATGGAACAAAATTTATCACTAGCATCCATTTCTTCATCTTGTTCACCCTCGATTGAAACTCAAAAAAGTAACGCCCCTTCACCAGTTTTCAATAACGATGTTCCCCTTCATTCACTCTGCCCAAATCCAAGCGACATGGACACTAATTCTTCGGAGAAATCAACGTCTTCTGAAGTTTTGAGATTTTCTTGTGGAAACTCACTTGAGGGAGATTGTTATGACGGTAGCGTTCATGGCTACTGCATGCAAGAATTGGACGCCCAAAATATTTCAGTTTCCGACTGCCACTTGGACAATTTTGATTGGTTCGGGGAAGACTTTGGGGAGACCTCCTCATGTTGGAGTAACGATGAACTATGGCATTTTAAGAATGTAGCTTAG